A part of Ptychodera flava strain L36383 chromosome 11, AS_Pfla_20210202, whole genome shotgun sequence genomic DNA contains:
- the LOC139144239 gene encoding uncharacterized protein: MILVFKKKCAPGRRQDVSDTSTVQSPQPNATTQPTNITNVHVTQANSVTNSPTRTRGRNPSESETLLAHAEEEQTAHEHTESMPPLSSSDSTTYGVPEAAEDKSSDSQITSE; this comes from the exons ATGATACTAGTATTTAAGAAAAAGTGCGCCCCCGGTCGAAGGCAGGATGTCTCTg ATACAAGTACTGTACAGTCACCCCAACCAAATGCAACGACACAACCTACGAATATTACAAACGTGCATGTGACTCAGGCAAATAGTG TCACAAACAGCCCTACTCGCACACGTGGTCGGAACCCTTCCGAATCTGAGACTTTACTTGCACATGCTGAAGAAGAACAAACAG CACACGAACACACCGAGAGTATGCCACCCCTGTCTAGCTCTGACAGCACAACATATGGAGTACCGGAGGCTGCAGAAGACAAGTCCAGCGATTCACAGATTACTTCAGAGTAA